A window from Musa acuminata AAA Group cultivar baxijiao chromosome BXJ3-10, Cavendish_Baxijiao_AAA, whole genome shotgun sequence encodes these proteins:
- the LOC103999839 gene encoding uncharacterized protein LOC103999839, producing MDQVDAEIAKTQEERRKMEEVAMLTSVTFDADLYGGGPDRFEGYERSIPVTDEEEEADGERRDIARRMASYTGPKSLNELPRGSEGEDDSGFKKPQRIIDREDDYRRRRLQRIISPERNDPFATGEATPDPTVRTYADVMREQALQRQKEEILKEIAKKKEEEKSKAAAEPAPAAQKRRNRWDQSQEPDGGAAKKAKTSSVASDWDAPDSTPGIGRWDATPTPGRVADATPSVSRRNRWDETPTPGRLVDADATPAAGGATPGATPAGMTWDATPKLAGLATPTPKRQRSRWDETPATMGSATPLPGAATPAASFTPGVTPVGGVDLATPTPGAINLRGAMTPEQYNLLRWERDIEERNRPLTDEELDAMFPQEGYKILDPPASYVPIRTPARKLLATPTPLGTPLYAIPEENRGQQFDVPKEAPGGLPFMKQEDYQYFGALLNEEEEEQLSPEEQKERKIMKLLLKVKNGTPPQRKTALRQLTDKAREFGAGPLFNKILPLLMQPTLEDQERHLLVKVIDRVLYKLDELVRPFVHKILVVIEPLLIDEDYYARVEGREIISNLSKAAGLATMIAAMRPDIDNIDEYVRNTTARAFSVVASALGIPALLPFLKAVCQSKKSWQARHTGIKIVQQIAILMGCAVLPHLRSLVEIIEHGLSDENQKVRTITALSLAALAEAAAPYGIESFDSVLKPLWKGIRSHRGKVLAAFLKAIGFIIPLMDAVYASYYTKEVMIILIREFQSPDEEMKKIVLKVVKQCVSTEGVEADYIRNDILPEFFRNFWVRRMALDRRNYKQLVDTTVEIANKVGVADIVGRIVEDLKDESEPYRRMVMETIEKVVANLGASDIDARLEELLIDGILYAFQEQTSDDANVMLNGFGAVVNALGQRVKPYLPQICGTIKWRLNNKSAKVRQQAADLIARIAIVMKQCKEEQLMGHLGVVLYEYLGEEYPEVLGSILGALKAIVNVIGMTKMTPPIKDLLPRLTPILKNRHEKVQENCIDLVGRIADRGAEFVPAREWMRICFELLEMLKAHKKGIRRATVNTFGYIAKAIGPQDVLATLLNNLKVQERQNRVCTTVAIAIVAETCSPFTVLPALMNEYRVPELNVQNGVLKSLSFLFEYIGEMGKDYIYAVTPLLEDALMDRDLVHRQTAASAVKHMALGVAGLGCEDALVHLLNYVWPNIFETSPHVINAVMEAVEGMRVALGAAVILNYCLQGLFHPARKVREVYWKIYNSLYIGSQDALVAAYPTLEDEANSVYSRPELVMFI from the coding sequence ATGGATCAAGTGGACGCCGAGATAGCGAAGACCCAGGAGGAGCGGCGAAAGATGGaggaggtggccatgctcacttcCGTAACCTTCGACGCCGACCTCTATGGCGGCGGCCCCGACCGCTTTGAGGGCTACGAGCGCTCCATCCCCGTCactgacgaggaggaggaggcggacggTGAAAGACGCGACATCGCCCGACGGATGGCCTCCTACACCGGCCCCAAGTCCCTCAACGAGCTCCCCAGGGGGTCCGAGGGCGAGGACGACTCGGGGTTCAAGAAGCCGCAGCGGATCATCGATCGGGAGGACGATTACCGGCGCCGGAGACTCCAGCGGATCATATCGCCCGAGAGGAACGATCCCTTTGCCACTGGGGAGGCCACCCCGGACCCCACGGTGAGGACGTACGCGGATGTGATGAGGGAACAGGCCTTGCAGCGGCAGAAAGAGGAGATCTTGAAGGAGATAGccaagaagaaagaggaggagaagagcaaGGCTGCCGCCGAGCCGGCCCCCGCCGCCCAGAAAAGGAGGAACAGGTGGGACCAGTCGCAGGAGCCTGATGGCGGTGCTGCCAAGAAGGCGAAGACGAGCTCGGTGGCATCTGACTGGGATGCACCGGATTCTACACCTGGGATTGGGCGGTGGGATGCAACACCGACTCCTGGGAGGGTTGCAGATGCCACTCCTTCTGTCTCTCGGAGAAACAGATGGGACGAGACTCCAACTCCTGGGAGACTCGTGGATGCTGATGCTACCCCcgctgctggtggtgccacccctGGTGCTACACCGGCCGGCATGACATGGGATGCTACTCCCAAGCTTGCTGGTCTTGCAACGCCAACGCCGAAGCGCCAGAGGTCAAGGTGGGATGAGACTCCGGCAACCATGGGTAGTGCCACTCCATTGCCTGGTGCTGCGACTCCTGCTGCTTCATTCACTCCTGGTGTCACTCCGGTTGGTGGTGTTGATCTTGCGACACCGACTCCAGGAGCAATTAATCTTCGTGGTGCCATGACCCCAGAACAGTATAATCTGCTGAGATGGGAGAGGGATATCGAGGAGAGGAACCGTCCATTGACCGATGAAGAGCTCGATGCAATGTTCCCACAGGAAGGGTACAAGATACTGGATCCTCCTGCATCCTATGTTCCCATCAGGactcctgcaaggaagcttttggCAACGCCTACTCCGTTGGGCACTCCCCTTTATGCCATACCTGAGGAAAATCGTGGACAGCAGTTTGATGTCCCAAAGGAGGCACCTGGTGGGTTGCCATTCATGAAACAAGAGGATTACCAATACTTTGGGGCTCTACTgaatgaagaggaggaggagcagctgtctcctgaagaacagaaagagaggAAGATCATGAAGCTGCTGCTGAAGGTGAAAAATGGTACACCACCACAGAGGAAGACTGCTTTGCGCCAACTCACTGACAAAGCTAGAGAGTTTGGTGCTGGCCCATTGTTCAACAAGATTCTGCCTTTGCTCATGCAGCCGACTCTTGAAGACCAGGAGCGACACCTTCTAGTTAAAGTTATTGACAGGGTTCTGTATAAGTTGGATGAGCTGGTCCGGCCTTTTGTTCATAAGATCCTTGTGGTTATAGAGCCTCTTCTTATTGATGAGGATTATTATGCTCGTGTTGAAGGGAGAGAAATCATCTCAAATCTTAGTAAAGCAGCTGGTCTTGCAACTATGATAGCTGCCATGAGACCAGATATCGATAACATCGATGAGTATGTGAGGAATACGACAGCTAGAGCTTTTAGTGTGGTGGCTTCTGCTTTGGGTATTCCTGCTCTGTTGCCGTTTCTGAAGGCTGTTTgtcagagtaagaaatcttggcaAGCTCGGCACACTGGTATTAAGATTGTTCAGCAGATTGCTATTCTAATGGGATGTGCTGTGCTCCCACATCTTAGGTCCCTGGTCGAAATTATAGAGCATGGTCTCAGTGATGAGAATCAGAAGGTGAGAACTATTACTGCATTGTCTCTTGCTGCACTTGCAGAAGCAGCTGCTCCATATGGGATAGAAAGCTTTGATTCAGTGTTGAAGCCTCTTTGGAAGGGTATCAGGTCTCATCGTGGGAAGGTTCTTGCTGCCTTTTTGAAGGCAATTGGTTTTATTATTCCTTTGATGGATGCTGTTTATGCAAGTTATTATACGAAAGAAGTCATGATTATCCTCATTCGTGAGTTTCAGTCACCTgatgaagaaatgaagaaaattgTGCTGAAAGTTGTCAAGCAGTGTGTAAGTACAGAGGGTGTAGAGGCTGACTACATCCGGAATGATATTCTTCCTGAGTTCTTCAGGAATTTCTGGGTTAGAAGGATGGCATTGGACCGCAGGAACTACAAACAGCTTGTGGACACGACCGTGGAGATTGCAAATAAGGTTGGAGTGGCGGATATTGTAGGAAGAATCGTGGAAGACCTTAAAGATGAGAGTGAGCCTTACAGGCGTATGGTGATGGAGACAATTGAGAAGGTGGTGGCCAACTTGGGGGCATCTGATATTGATGCTAGATTGGAAGAGCTTCTTATTGATGGAATTCTGTATGCCTTCCAGGAGCAGACGAGTGATGATGCCAATGTTATGCTTAATGGATTTGGGGCTGTGGTGAATGCATTAGGACAGAGGGTTAAGCCGTATCTTCcccagatttgtggtaccataaaGTGGCGTTTGAACAATAAGAGTGCCAAAGTTAGGCAACAAGCTGCAGATCTAATAGCACGGATCGCCATCGTCATGAAGCAGTGCAAGGAGGAGCAGCTGATGGGTCACTTGGGTGTTGTTCTGTACGAGTATTTGGGAGAAGAATATCCTGAAGTCTTAGGTTCTATTCTGGGAGCACTTAAAGCTATAGTGAATGTCATTGGTATGACCAAAATGACACCTCCTATTAAGGATCTTCTACCCCGATTGACCCCAATCTTAAAGAACAGACATGAGAAGGTGCAGGAGAACTGTATTGACCTTGTTGGTAGAATTGCTGATCGTGGAGCTGAGTTTGTGCCAGCTAGGGAGTGGATGAGGATTTGTTTTGAGCTTCTTGAGATGTTGAAGGCTCATAAGAAGGGGATCAGAAGAGCTACTGTCAACACTTTTGGTTATATTGCTAAAGCAATTGGACCACAAGATGTCCTTGCGACTCTTTTGAACAATTTGAAAGTACAAGAACGTCAAAACCGTGTGTGCACTACTGTTGCTATCGCTATAGTTGCCGAAACTTGCTCCCCGTTTACAGTTTTGCCAGCTCTAATGAATGAGTATCGTGTACCTGAGCTGAATGTGCAGAATGGAGTTCTGAAATCTCTTTCTTTCCTCTTTGAGTACATAGGTGAGATGGGGAAGGATTATATATATGCTGTTACTCCACTGCTGGAGGATGCTTTAATGGACAGGGATTTGGTTCATCGTCAGACTGCTGCTTCTGCTGTTAAGCATATGGCCTTGGGAGTTGCTGGGTTAGGTTGTGAGGATGCTTTAGTGCATTTACTCAATTATGTCTGGCCCAACATCTTTGAGACTTCTCCCCATGTTATTAATGCTGTGATGGAAGCCGTTGAAGGGATGAGGGTTGCCCTGGGTGCAGCTGTAATTCTAAATTACTGCCTTCAGGGTCTGTTTCATCCTGCTAGGAAAGTTAGGGAGGTATATTGGAAGATCTACAATTCGCTTTACATTGGATCCCAGGATGCACTAGTAGCTGCTTATCCCACACTAGAAGATGAAGCGAACAGTGTCTACAGCCGGCCAGAACTTGTGATGTTTATCTGA